The following is a genomic window from Tsukamurella pulmonis.
TCCTCGGCCGTTGGGAGCTCGGCGAGGCGCCGACGCTCGTCGCGCAGCAGCTCGAGGCCCTGCGGCCCGCCTGACCCGCTCCTCACGGTCGGGCGCCCGGGTCGCGCCCGCTCAGTAGCGACGCGCGGTGACGAAACCGCGGATGCCGGCCACTCGCACCGGCACGCCCGACGTCACTGCCTCGACCACCTGGCCGTTGCCCACGTAGAGGGCGGCGTGCCCGCCACCGTTGGTGATCACCACGTCGCCGGGGCGCAGCTGCGCCTGCGAGACGGGGGTGCCGGCGCTCATCAGCGAGTAGCTGCTGCGCGGCACGCTCACGCCGGCCTGGTTCATCGCCCAGGTCACCAGACCCGAGCAGTCGAAGGCGGCGGGGCCGGAGGCGCCGTAGGAGTACGGCATGCCGACGCGGCTGAGCGCGGCCTGCACCACCGACGAGCGATCGGGACCGGCCTGCGCCGCCTGCACGGCGGGGGCCTGCGCGGGGCGCGGGGCGGGGGCGGCGTGCGCCGCGACGGGGACGGAGACGATGCCGATCGCGGCGACAGCGGCACCGAGCGCCGCCCGCATCGTGCCGCGGGTGCTGCGGCCGGTCGTGGTCCTCGTACTGTCGCTGGACACTTTCGTCGAACTCCCGACTCCCGTGGAGCGACGTGTCGGTCACGTCTCGGTCTCCACAAGATCACGGCAACGTTACGAAGGCCGGACGGCGGGTGTCCATCTCCGACCGCCTCCTGTGCCGTGAACATGCTCACCGACCTGCGTCGACCGAGATCCGGCTCACACGAATCCTTGATCTATCGACAATTCCGTGCAGAATCTGATCCACACTGATGGAGCAGTGAGGCAAAGTAAATTCACGGAACCGGCCACGGTCGACGAAGGCCCGGCCGGATTCCGGCCGGGCCTCGCGGGCGAGCGAGTGACTACTCCTCGACGGTGATGGAGTTGATGGTGATGTCCTTGGTGGGACGGTCCGCACGATCGGTCTGCGCGGCGCCGATGGCGTCGACCACCTTGCGGCTGGCCTCGTCCTCGACCTCACCGAAGATGGTGTGGCGGTTGTTCAGGTGCGGCGTCTTGCCGACGGTGATGAAGAACTGCGAGCCGTTCGTGGCCGGACGGCCGATGTTCGCCATCGCCAGGATGTACGGGTGATCGAAGCGCAGCTCCGGGTGGAACTCGTCGACGAAGTCGTAGCCCGGGCCGCCGGTGCCGGTGCCCGTCGGGTCGCCGCCCTGGATCATGAAGCCGTCGATCACGCGGTGGAAGATCGAGCCGTCGTAGAACGGGCCCGACGTGCCGCCGGAGGCGTTCGTCGTGGTGTAGTCCTTGGTGCCCTGGGCGAGTCCGAGGAAGTTCGCCACGGTCACGGGAGCGTGATTGCCGAACAGGGCGATGCGGATGTCGCCTTCAGAGGTGTGCAGGGTCACGTGGGCGGTAGCGTTGGAGTTGGTCACACCGCCATTCTGCCATTTTCTGCAGGTGCGAACCCGCGAAGATCGGATAAGAATCGGCGGTGCACAACGACGCACATTCGTCCGCTGAAAGGATCACGCCACCGATGGCCACCACCCCTCTGCTCGACGATGCAGCACCCGAATCCACCTCCGCCGCCCGCCTGAGCAACGTCGAGCGGCTCAAGGTGGGCCTGATGCAGGCCATCACCGGCCCCGTGAACATCGGCCGCGCACTGTTCAGCATCGGTCTGTCGCTCAAGATGCGGGCCCTCACCGCGGCCTACCGACTCGTGCGCTCCTGGCTCGCCCCCGCGGAGGTCGATCCCGAGCAGGCGATCACCCTCGCCGACGGTGCGCCGTCCCGCCCGGCCTGGCGCAAGCCGCTGCTGATCAGCGCCGTGATCGCGCTGGTCCTCGCGGTGGGCGGCGTGGCCTTCAAGCTGCTGCGCACCCCGTCGGCACCGCCCGTCGCGCCCGAGCCGCCGCGCGTGCGCCCCGCGAGCGGAGCCACCGGCGACAGCGCCCCGGCCCCGGTCGAGGAGTTGGAGCAGGAGGCCGCGGTCGAGTCCCCGGCCGACGAGGATCCCCGCAAGAAGGGCGAGTAGTCCGCTAGCTGCGCCAGCCGGTGGGCTGGTGCGCCTGGATGGCGAGCAGCGCCCAGGCCAGCGCGATCACGAAGAACAGGCCGTCGAGGCCACCCCCGCCACCGCGGTAATGGAGGGTGGCCGAGACGATGATCGAGATCAACGCGGCCGCCCAGAACAGAGCACAGCGGCGGTTCATACCCCCAGGGTATGCCGCCGCTGCGCCGTCCGGCACCCGAGCTTCGGTGCGTGTCGGCGACGACGCGCCGCGAGTCCGCCGCAGAACCGCACCGAGGCTCCGGCGGTGCCGACTCAGACGGTGGCGGGAACCTGCACCCGGGAGGCACCACGCACGGTGAGCCGGTGCACGAGCTCCCCGCCGACGAGGCCGATCGCCGACCACAGGATCGCCTGCGCGAGGAACGAGTAGGTGCGGAACCAGTACAGGTCGTCGGGGTCGAAGCCCTCGGGCGTCGCCACCGTCGCGGGCAGTACCAGGCACGCGAGCACCAGGCCGACCAGTACGATCGCGCCGCCGGCCAGCGCGGCGCCGTACCCCCCGAGCCGTGGCACCGCCGCGAGCCCGACCACCCACGCGGCCGCGACGAGGGCCAGGCAGATCGCGACCATGAGCAGGTAGGCGCCGGTGCGCTCGCGGATCGTATCGGGATCGCCCACGACGGGCGGGTTCGGCGGGTACTTCAGGTACGGCAGGGCGTAGAGCCCGGCGAACAGCGAGCCGGCCACGGCCAGCGCGACGGTCCGCGGCGTCCACCGCGCCAGCTTCGGCGCCGCGACGCAGTAGGCGACGCCGAACAGCGCCCCCATCGCGATCCCGAAGACGATCAGCCCCGCACCCAGCCCGACGTTCTGCTGGACGGCGCGGCTGAACAGCTCCGGCTCCTCCGCCATGCCCGCCCTGCCGGCGTGCTCCGCGGCGTTGCGTGCCTCCTCGAAGGCGACGGCCCGCCCGATGATGGGCTCGACCAGGATCCGCCCGAAGACGAACGCGAGCAGTCCTCCGATCGCCCCGGCGAGTGCGCCGCGGGCGATGACGTGCTTCTCCACGTTTGCTCCCCCGATCAGTGGCAGGGGAAGCCCAGGAAATGCCGGGCGTCGTGGAAGAACTCGTGCACGTGCATGTCGTTCCCGAACACCGAGACGGCGCCCTGATCGATACCGATGAAGTAGTAGGCCAGCACGACCGCGATCAGCGTGGCGCCGAGCCACAGGGCCCGGCGGGAGACGTGCAGGGAGAGGTCACCGGCATGTGCGGTGGTGGATGCGTTCGCCATGAGCGGCGCTCCTTCGTCCGGGGTTTCGCGCCCGGGTAGGGGTTTCGACGGTGCCCGGTCGCCCGGGCATGCCGGTGCGGGTCTGGCTTCACAGTGGCGCGACCGCTCCCCGATGGGATTCCGCATCCGGCCCGCGAAGTGTAACCCCGCGAGCCGGACGCCACCGTCAGACGACCCAGGTGAACCGTGCGGTGCTGTCGGCGGTGAACTCGAGGGAGAGCAGCCCGACCTCGGTGATCCGAGAATTCTCGCCCTTCACGGTGTAGAGCTGGCAATTCTTCCGTGCCATTCCGGCGTACCCCAACTCGCTGCCGTTCTTGCATGGTGCGAACGAGCCGAGCGCCGTAAGCCCGAGCGCATTGGAGCCGTCCGACGTAGCGAGAGCGAATCGCGGGTCGAGGTCACTCGCCGCGGTGGCCTTAGCGTCGTACGTGCCGGAGATCTTGTCCGTGGATTCGATCTCGTAGCGCAGGTAGTGCACCTCTCCCTTGTCCTTAAGCGCATCCGCCCGGAATTTCTTCAGGTCCTCCGCCGGTGCCTTCTCCACCCCCGTGACCCGGATCCGGAAACGCCGAGGTGACTTGTCCTTCGCTCCGAACTCGACCTGCGCCGACTCGCCGACCTTGAGCCGGGTCCCGTCAGGGGTGGGGACGAACGGCGCCGCGGGGGCGCTGCTCGGGACGACGGGGATCGACGGTGCGCTCGGCGTCGCACTCGACGGGGCCGCCTTCCCGTCGAGCTGAGCTCGGAGTTCGCGCGCGGTATCGATGCTCGGCGAGCCGGAGTCCGCGCACGCCTCGATGACGCGATCGTAGGGGGCCTTCGAGGCGTCGATCAGGCGCTGCGCTTCAGCCGTGTTCCCGTCACTGAGAGCCTTCTGAGCAGCGGCACCGTTGTCACGCAACGCCACCCAGTCCTTTTCCAGAGCAGCCTGCGTGGCGTCGCTGCGGTCCAGATACTGCAGTGTGCCGATGTCGCCGGGCAGCGACGTGTTCTTGTAGTTGTAGGTGATCGCGTTCGCGACGCCGGCGATCGCTGCGCCCTGCCCGAGGGCCACGGTGCACGCCTGCTCCCGCGTGTACTTCCCCGCCGCGTTCATCGTCGAAGCATCGTCGCCGCCTCCTCCGCACGCCGACACGACCCCCATCACCGCAGCCGCGCTCAGTGCGGCGGCCGCCCTCATCATCCGGTTCATCCATCTCCTCCGTCTCCCGATGTACCGGATGAGCGAACCACATTGCCTGACGCGTAAGGCCGCCGGTCCTCGAGCCGGGTGGCCCCGTGGCATTCGCAGTGGCGGGCCGCTCGCCGAGTGGACTGCGCATGCAACCCGCGCCCGTCCTCCTAGTGCGCGCCCGCCCGCCGCGCCAGTGCCGCCAGCTCGATGAGCAGCCGGTCGGTGTCCTCGTCGGTGACGAAGGCGTGCGCCGAGATCCGCAGTACCGCCGGGAGTGCGCGGGCACCCAGGTCCCTGCGGGCCGAGGAGGCACTGCTGGCGCCGACGGTCACGCCGCGGGCGGCCAGCTCCGCGCGGGCCGCGACCGGGTCCACCCCGTCGATCGTGAGGGTGACGATCGCCCCGACGGGGCCGTCGTCGGGGTCGCGCACCGTCACCCCCGGGAGCTCCGCGAGGGCCTCCCGGATGGCGGCGGCGCGCCGGGAAAGCTCGGCGAACACCTGCTCCGGCCCCAGATCGAGGAGGTAGCGCACGGCGCGGCCCAGCCCGAGGCGCGCGGCCACGTCGCACTCCCACGTCTCGAACCGGCGCGCGTCCAGCGCCAGCTCGTAGGTGTCGGTGGAGGTCCACTGCGCGCTGTGCAGGTCCAGCGAGCGCGGTTCCAGCGTCGACAGCAGTTCCTCCCGCACGTGCAGGAAGCCGGTACCGCGCGGCCCGCGCAGCCACTTGCGGCCGGTCCCCGAGATGGCGTCCACGCCCAGGGCGGCCGCGTCGACGGGGATCTGGCCGATCGACTGGCAGGCGTCCAGCAGCACGCGCGCCCCGACGGCCCGGGCCTTGGCCGCGATCGCGGCGATCGGTTCGACGAGGCCGCTCTGCGTGGGCACCTGCACCAGGGACACCAGCGCCACTCGCTCGTCGAGCACCGGGTCCAGGGCCTCGACGTCCGTGCGGCCCTGCGCGTCCGAGGGCAGCACCACGATCTCGGCGCCGACCGCCCTGGCGCGCTGCAGCGTCGCGACGGCGTTGGTGGCGTAGTCGATGTGGCTGACCGCGATCCGGTCCCCCGCGCGCAGCGAGACCGCGTAGAAGAAATCCGACCAGGCCCGGGTGGCACTGTCCGAGAGCGCCACGGACGCGGGCGGGACCCCGATCAGGGCGCCGAGCGCGATCTTGACGTCCGCGAGGTCGTCGGCCCGCTCGCCCGCGGCGCGGTAGCCGCCGACCTGCGCCTCGCGCCGCAGATGTGCGAGCACGGTCTCGAGAACGGGGTGCGGCGGCAGCGAGGAACCGGCGCTGTCGAAGAAGGCCGTTTCGGCCCTTCCGGGCGTATCGGCGCGCACGCGCTCGAGGTCGAGTCCCATGCTCCCCGACGATACTGCGAGACCCAGCGCGCAGCCGTGACACGCACTACTGTGAGCGTGTGGTCGGCGCAGTGGCGGACTTGAGCAGCGGGGCGACCCTGACCGGGCGTTCCGATGCCGAACGGCTGGTCCGGCAATGGTGCTTCCGCCGCGGGCCGACGGGCCTGCTCGGCGCCGAGATCGAGTGGTTCTGCCTCGGGCCGGATGGCGACCGCGTCCCCCTCGACGTGTTGGGCGCCGCCCTGGGTGCGCACGCGCCGTCAACGATCGTCGCCTCCTCCCCGGCAGCGCCGATGCCGCACGGCAGCGTGGTCAGCGTGGAACCGGGCGGCCAGCTCGAACTGTCCAGCGCCCCCGCGCCCAGTGCGGCGGCCCTGCTCGCCGACCTCGCCGCCGACGAGACCCACCTCCGAGAACTGCTGCGCCCGTATCGGATCGAATTGCACGCGGGGGCCGCCGAGGAGCGCCGTCCGAGCCGCCGACTGCTCTCGCTGCCCCGCTACGACGCGATGGAGTGCAGGTTCGACCGGATCGGTCCGTACGGCCGGCTGATGATGTGCTCCACCGCGGCGGTGCAGGTCACCGTCGACGCCGGGGTGGACGAGCCCGAGATGGCGCGACGCTGGGCGATGCTGCACGCCGTCGGCCCGGCGCTGGTCGCGGCGTTCGCCGCCTCGCCGCGGCTCGCGGGTGCCCCGGAGGGCCGGTGGGCCTCGCAGCGGCAACGGACGTGGCTCCCGCTCGATCCCGCCCGCACTCGGCCGCTGTCCTACGCGGGCTATCCGACGGAGGCGCTCGAGGTGCCCCTGCTCTGCGTCCGGGGCGCCGACGGGGCGCCGTGGCGCGCTCCCGACGGCGAGGTCACCTTCGCCGACTGGCTCGACGGTGCGCTCGACGAGACGCTCGGGCGCCGCCCCGTCGTAGCCGACCTCGCCTACCACCTGACCACGCTCTTCCCGCCGGTCCGCGCCAACGGCTACTACGAGATCCGGTACCTGGACGGGCAACCCGGCGACGGCTGGCGCGCCCCCGTCGCCGCGATCGCATCGCTGGCGGCGTCACCCGCGACCACCGCGGAGGCGATGCGCACGGTCGCCGGCACCGAGGAGCTGTGGATCGACGCCGCCCGCGACGGGCTGGATGCCCCCGAACTGCGCCGGGCCGCAACGGATCTCCTCACCCTCGCCGCCACCGCCGCACCGGCGGCGCAGCGCCCCCTGATCTGCGCGGCCGAACGCCGCTGCCGCGCCGGCCTTCCCCCCGGAGAGGACCCCCGATGACCCTCCCGCTCCACGACCGCATCGTCGACGCGCTCACCCGCGCCCGGGAGCGCACGGGCCTGCTCACCGACTCCGTCGACGACGCGGAACTGATCGCCCAGCACTCACCCCTGATGAGCCCCCTGGTCTGGGATCTCGCGCACATCGGCAGCCAGGAGGAGCTGTGGCTGGTACGCGACGTCGGCGGCCGCGAAGCGGTGCGCCCCGACATCGACGACCTCTACGACGCCTTCCGGCACGCCCGCGCCGACCGCCCAGCGCTCCCGCTGCTGACCCCCGAGCAATCCCGGCGTTACGTGGCCGAGGTCCGCGACAAGGCGTGGGACGTGCTCGACCGCACCGCGATCGAGGGCGATGCCGTCACGGACCCCCTGCGCGCGAACGGTTTCGCGTTCGGCATGCTGGCCCAGCACGAGCAGCAGCACTGCGAGACCATGCTCGCGACGCACCAGCTGCGCACCGGGCCGGCCGTGCTCGTCACGGAGCCCGCGCCGCACGCGTCGTACACCGGTCCGGCCGAGATCGTGATCCCGGCGGGGCCGTTCACGATGGGGACCTCCTCGGAGCCGTGGGCACTGGACAACGAGCGCCCCGCCCACCGCGTCGACCTGCCCGCGTACGCGATCGACGCCGTCCCGGTCACCAACGCCCGGTACCTCGAGTTCCTGGCCGACGGCGGGTACGACCGGCCGGAGCTGTGGACCGAGCGCGGATGGCGGCACCGCTGCGAGGCGGGGCTGACGGCGCCGCGCTTCTGGGAGCGCGACGCCGACGGCCACTGGTGGCGCACACGATTCGGCGTCGCGGCCCCCGTCCGCCCGGAGCAGCCCGTGGTGCACGTGTCCTGGTTCGAGGCGGACGCCTTCGCCCGCTGGTCGGGACGACGGCTGCCGACGGAGGCCGAGTGGGAGAAGGCCGCGCGCCACGACCCGGCCACCGGCGCGTCCCTCCGGTTCCCCTGGGGCGATGAGGAACCCACCGCCGCGCGGGCCAATCTCGGGCAGCGCCACCTCGAGCCAGCCGACGCCGGCGCCTATCCCGCCGGAGCATCCCCGCTCGGTGTCCAGCAGCTCATCGGCGACGTGTGGGAGTGGACGTCGTCGGAGTTCCTGCCGTACCCGGGCTTCCGCGCCTTCCCCTACCGCGAGTACTCCGAGGTGTTCTTCGGCGGCGACTACCGGGTGCTGCGCGGCGGCTCGTTCGGCACCGACGCCGTGGCCTGCCGCGGCACCTTCCGCAACTGGGACCACCCCGTCCGCCGGCAGATCTTCTCCGGCTTCCGGTGCGCGCGGAGCCTGCCCTGACATGTGCAGACACCTCGGCTACGTCGGCACGCCCGTGCCCGTGCACGAGCCCGTGACGGGCGGCGAGCACAGCCTGCGGCAGCAGGCCTGGGCCCCGCGCGAGATGCGCGGCGGCGGCACCATCAACGCCGACGGCTTCGGTGTGGCGTGGTGGACCGCGGACGGCACCGCCAGCCGGTACCGCAACGCCGCACCCGTCTGGACCGATCCGGCGCTCGACGAGGTGCTCGCGCAGATCACCTCGTCCGCCGTGCTGGGTGCCGTGCGCTCGGCCACCGCCGGGATGCCGAACAGCCGCGAGGCGTGCGCGCCGTTCACCGACGAGCGGTTCGCGTTCAGCCACAACGGCGTCCTGCCCGAGTGGGGCACCGTGCTGTCCGCCGTGGCACCGTCG
Proteins encoded in this region:
- a CDS encoding CbtB domain-containing protein produces the protein MANASTTAHAGDLSLHVSRRALWLGATLIAVVLAYYFIGIDQGAVSVFGNDMHVHEFFHDARHFLGFPCH
- a CDS encoding C40 family peptidase translates to MSSDSTRTTTGRSTRGTMRAALGAAVAAIGIVSVPVAAHAAPAPRPAQAPAVQAAQAGPDRSSVVQAALSRVGMPYSYGASGPAAFDCSGLVTWAMNQAGVSVPRSSYSLMSAGTPVSQAQLRPGDVVITNGGGHAALYVGNGQVVEAVTSGVPVRVAGIRGFVTARRY
- a CDS encoding CbtA family protein — encoded protein: MEKHVIARGALAGAIGGLLAFVFGRILVEPIIGRAVAFEEARNAAEHAGRAGMAEEPELFSRAVQQNVGLGAGLIVFGIAMGALFGVAYCVAAPKLARWTPRTVALAVAGSLFAGLYALPYLKYPPNPPVVGDPDTIRERTGAYLLMVAICLALVAAAWVVGLAAVPRLGGYGAALAGGAIVLVGLVLACLVLPATVATPEGFDPDDLYWFRTYSFLAQAILWSAIGLVGGELVHRLTVRGASRVQVPATV
- a CDS encoding aminotransferase class V-fold PLP-dependent enzyme, with the protein product MGLDLERVRADTPGRAETAFFDSAGSSLPPHPVLETVLAHLRREAQVGGYRAAGERADDLADVKIALGALIGVPPASVALSDSATRAWSDFFYAVSLRAGDRIAVSHIDYATNAVATLQRARAVGAEIVVLPSDAQGRTDVEALDPVLDERVALVSLVQVPTQSGLVEPIAAIAAKARAVGARVLLDACQSIGQIPVDAAALGVDAISGTGRKWLRGPRGTGFLHVREELLSTLEPRSLDLHSAQWTSTDTYELALDARRFETWECDVAARLGLGRAVRYLLDLGPEQVFAELSRRAAAIREALAELPGVTVRDPDDGPVGAIVTLTIDGVDPVAARAELAARGVTVGASSASSARRDLGARALPAVLRISAHAFVTDEDTDRLLIELAALARRAGAH
- the egtC gene encoding ergothioneine biosynthesis protein EgtC; translation: MCRHLGYVGTPVPVHEPVTGGEHSLRQQAWAPREMRGGGTINADGFGVAWWTADGTASRYRNAAPVWTDPALDEVLAQITSSAVLGAVRSATAGMPNSREACAPFTDERFAFSHNGVLPEWGTVLSAVAPSDLEAVTDSAAIWAALRPRLATGDPGKALAELVGELAAARPDARLNLLLCDGRTLWATAFYHSLWVTHDGASVTLASEPTDARTRGGGWRAVPDHSLVVARPDSVTITSI
- the egtB gene encoding ergothioneine biosynthesis protein EgtB, whose product is MTLPLHDRIVDALTRARERTGLLTDSVDDAELIAQHSPLMSPLVWDLAHIGSQEELWLVRDVGGREAVRPDIDDLYDAFRHARADRPALPLLTPEQSRRYVAEVRDKAWDVLDRTAIEGDAVTDPLRANGFAFGMLAQHEQQHCETMLATHQLRTGPAVLVTEPAPHASYTGPAEIVIPAGPFTMGTSSEPWALDNERPAHRVDLPAYAIDAVPVTNARYLEFLADGGYDRPELWTERGWRHRCEAGLTAPRFWERDADGHWWRTRFGVAAPVRPEQPVVHVSWFEADAFARWSGRRLPTEAEWEKAARHDPATGASLRFPWGDEEPTAARANLGQRHLEPADAGAYPAGASPLGVQQLIGDVWEWTSSEFLPYPGFRAFPYREYSEVFFGGDYRVLRGGSFGTDAVACRGTFRNWDHPVRRQIFSGFRCARSLP
- the egtA gene encoding ergothioneine biosynthesis glutamate--cysteine ligase EgtA, translated to MVGAVADLSSGATLTGRSDAERLVRQWCFRRGPTGLLGAEIEWFCLGPDGDRVPLDVLGAALGAHAPSTIVASSPAAPMPHGSVVSVEPGGQLELSSAPAPSAAALLADLAADETHLRELLRPYRIELHAGAAEERRPSRRLLSLPRYDAMECRFDRIGPYGRLMMCSTAAVQVTVDAGVDEPEMARRWAMLHAVGPALVAAFAASPRLAGAPEGRWASQRQRTWLPLDPARTRPLSYAGYPTEALEVPLLCVRGADGAPWRAPDGEVTFADWLDGALDETLGRRPVVADLAYHLTTLFPPVRANGYYEIRYLDGQPGDGWRAPVAAIASLAASPATTAEAMRTVAGTEELWIDAARDGLDAPELRRAATDLLTLAATAAPAAQRPLICAAERRCRAGLPPGEDPR
- a CDS encoding peptidylprolyl isomerase → MTNSNATAHVTLHTSEGDIRIALFGNHAPVTVANFLGLAQGTKDYTTTNASGGTSGPFYDGSIFHRVIDGFMIQGGDPTGTGTGGPGYDFVDEFHPELRFDHPYILAMANIGRPATNGSQFFITVGKTPHLNNRHTIFGEVEDEASRKVVDAIGAAQTDRADRPTKDITINSITVEE